The Candidatus Latescibacterota bacterium DNA segment AGTTCCTCCAGAAGATATCTGGCTCGCGAACAGCTCACTGGCCACGATGTAATCACAGAAGGGAAGAATCTCCCTGACACCCTCACGAAGAGTGCCGGCATCTATGACGACGGTGACCCCACTTTCTTTTGCCACACGGGCAGCGGTGAGCGCGGCGCCCGGTTCCAGTGAATCTATAAGGAGTCCTTTGCTGGACCGTATCATCTCTTCGTCAAGTTCGGAAGGTTCAAGGGGAGAGAGAGTACCCCTCGTCCACAGGATCGTCCTTTCAGCCGAACCGGAATCAATCATTATAAAGGCAAACTGGGAATCCTTACCCTGTTCGATCCTGACGCAGTCCACATTGACATTTTCTTCCCTGAGCCCCTTCAGCATCAGCTCTCCGAGAAGATCATCACCCATCTTGCCTATGAACGCGGCCTTAAGACCAAGCCTGCTCATCGTCACTACAGCCGTAGCCGCGGGGCCCCCACCCTGGACCCCGAAATCAGTCATCTCCAGCTTTGAATTCAAGTCGGGTAGATGAGGTATAAAACCGTAACAATCTACAGCCGTATATCCCACACCGACTACATCCATTGATACTGGGCTGTTTCTATCCATCATCTTCCTTCCAGAGTGAGATCGCAGAGAGAATCCTACAGGAAAGAAAGTCGACAGGCAACTTCAACCTTGCCTCACATCATCGTATGCGCATATTTAAATGACTGAAATGGAACAGGACGACACCGGAGGAACACAGGATGAATGATCAGACCGACAGAAAATGGAAATTCTGCCCAATGTGCGGCGGGATCCTTTCAACGAAGTTTTTCGAAGGAAGAGACCGTCTGTACTGTGGGAAAGAAGATCGGTATCATTATGAAAACCCACTTCCTGCGACGACATCCATTGTGATCGACGAGGGAAGGATCCTCCTTGTGTTGAGAAACCGTGAGCCGGGACTTGGTCAGTGGGCCCTCCCTGGTGGATTCATCGAGACAGGTGAAAGTCCCGCAAAAGCGGCAGCCCGGGAACTCGAGGAAGAGACAGGGATCAGGGCATATGATCCCGAGTTGATCGATACGATCCATCAGGAAAGCGATTTCTACCAGACAACGATCCTTATCATAGGATACAGATTCGGCCGGTTCGAAGGAAATATCGCTGCTGGTGACGACGCTGA contains these protein-coding regions:
- a CDS encoding NUDIX hydrolase; this translates as MNDQTDRKWKFCPMCGGILSTKFFEGRDRLYCGKEDRYHYENPLPATTSIVIDEGRILLVLRNREPGLGQWALPGGFIETGESPAKAAARELEEETGIRAYDPELIDTIHQESDFYQTTILIIGYRFGRFEGNIAAGDDADDARFFPVDEMPSIAFKSHMSLIRKVLAGGSDTP